The genomic stretch ATGAGCCGGCTGCGCAAGAAGCTGGCGCGCCCCGCGACCGAAGACCTGATCCGCACCATCCGCAACGAAGGCTATATGTTCGTTGCGGAAGTCGTGCAGAAGTGACGCGCGCGAGGTCGATCGTCGTCCCTATCGTACTGCTGGTGATCGCGGCGGCGCTTGCGGGGACGGTGGTCCAGTTCACGATCATGTTCAACGGCCCGCCGCCCGGCTTCGGCCCGGTGCCGATCGGGCGCATCGCGCAGGTGCTGCGCAGCGGGACGCTCCCCGACGATGCCGCGCGGAGGATAACGCTGAACCGGGTATCGGGCGATGTTTTCGGGCGCCCAGACGAACAGCCCTCCAGCGCGCGCGATGCGGCGATCGCCGAGCGGATCGGCGTGCCGGTCGAGCGCGTCCGCGGATTTTACCTCTTCCCCGCGCGCGACCCTACCGAGGATCTGCGCGGCAGCTTCACGATCGCGCTGGCGCAGGAGAATGGCTGGCTGGTCGCGGCCAGCCCCGAACTGCCAACATTTACCAGCTGGCACGTGCGCCGGCTGTCGATCATGCTCGCCACGGTCTCGCTGTTGTCGCTGTTCGCATGGGCGGTGGCCCGGCGCATTTCGCGACCGATCCGCCATCTGGCGGATGCCGCGACGCGCGCCCGCGTCGGCGCGCGTTCGGTCATCCCGATGGAGGGGCCGCGCGAGATCCGCGAACTGGCCGAATCGCTGGAGGCGATGCAGGAGCGGATCCTGCAACAGGCCGAGGGGCGCGCCGCGATGCTGGCCGCGATCACCCATGATCTGGGCACGCCGCTGTCGCGGATCGCGTTCTGGATCGAGCAGTTGCCCGATGCCGCGCGCGACCGCGCCAATGGCGACATTGCCGAGATGCGCGAGATGCTGGGCGCAGCATTGCGCTTCACGCGCGAGGACGGAAGCAGCGTCACCCATGTCCGCCTCGACCTGGGCAGCCTGATCGAGAGCCTGGTCGACGATCTGGCAGCGGCGGGACGCCCAGTGGAGTGCGCGATGGGGCCGCGCGTAGTGATGCGCGGCGATCCGGCGGCGCTGCGGCGGATGTTCGTCAACCTGGTCGAGAATGCGGTGCGCTATGGCGACCATGCCGCGCTCGCCTGGTCGATCGTCGACGGGATGGCGCAGGTGACGGTCGACGACGAGGGGCCAGGCTTCAGCGGCGACCCCGAGATGCTGTTCGCCCCCTTCGTGCGCGGCGAGGCCTCGCGCAACCGCGCGACCGGCGGCACCGGACTGGGGCTGGCGATCGTCAAGCATATCGTCGAAGCCCATTCCGGCACTGTCCGGCTGGAAAACCGGGCGGGCGGCGGCGGGCGTGTGCGGGTGCGGCTCCCCGTCGAGTAAGCCCGCCAGCGGCCTGCAACATTGCGACATATGTGGCGACGTCGCGACATCGCGCGGCAGGGCTGGCCTGCGAAATCGGGTCTGGGCAGATGGAGACACGACCTTGCACGACCATGACCTTGGCCTGAGCCACGACCTGCGCGTCATGACTGCGCTTGCCAGCCGCCGCCGCGCGCTTGGCTTGTTCGCGGGCGTGGGGACCGGCGCCGTGCTGGCCGGATGCGACGGCGGGAGCAGCAGCACCGCGACGTCCGCAACGGCCACGCCGACTCCCACGCCGACCGCAACCGCGACCGCCACTCCGACTCCGACCCCCACCGCCACGGCAACCACGACAAGCTGCGTCGCGGACCCGGCCGAGACCAACGGCCCCTACCCCGCCGATGGCACCAACACCTCCAGCGGTTTGACCTCCAACGCGCTGACCGCGTCGAACGTGGTGCGCAGCGATATCCGGTCCAGCTTCATCGGCACGTCGACCACCGTGGCATCGGGGGTGCAGCTCACGCTGACGCTGACGCTTGTCGACGTGAATTCGAGCTGCGGCGCGCTGGCAGGCTATGCCATTTATGTGTGGCATTGCGACGAGGCGGGAAAATATTCGCTCTATAGCCTGCCCGCCGAAAGCTATCTGCGCGGTGTCGGCGTGACCGATTCAAACGGCCAGGTGACATTCACCACCATCTTTCCCGGATGCTATTCGGGGCGTTGGCCGCACATCCATTTCGAGGTGTTCTCCAGCCTGAGCAACGCCACGAGCGGGCGCTATGCCGTGCTGACCTCGCAGCTTGCGATGCCGTCCGCCGCATGTTCCGCAGTGTATAACGGCGTGAGCGGCTATTCGGCGAGCATCGCCAATTTCGCTGCCGTATCCATCAACAGCGATACCGTTTTCGGCGACAACACCGCCGCCCAGGTTGCGCAGCAGACCCCGACGCTGAGCGGCAGCGTCACCGGGGGCTACACCGGTACGGCGGTTATCGGCATCGCGCGCTGAAGAGTTCCACCCTTGTGGTGGCCGCCCCGCTTGCCGAGGTGACGGGAGGGTCACTTCCCGGCTTGCGGGGCGTTGGTATAGTGGCCCGATGGACATCCGCTTCCCCGCACCGCGCCACCGGCTCCGTTCGATTCTCGGCGGATCGGCGGGCAATCTGGTCGAATGGTATGACTGGTACGCCTATTCGGCATTCACGCTATACTTCGCCCCGCATTTCTTCCCGGCGGGCGACCGCACGACGCAGTTGCTGAACACCGCCGCGGTGTTTGCAGTCGGCTTTCTGATGCGCCCGATCGGCGGGTGGCTGATGGGGGTTTATGGCGACCGGCATGGCCGCAAGGCGGGGCTGACGCTGTCGGTGACGCTGATGTGCCTGGGCTCGCTGATCATCGCGCTGACGCCGGGATATGAGACGATCGGCACCGCGGCGCCGGTGCTGCTGGTGGTCGCGCGGCTGATGCAGGGGCTGTCGGTCGGCGGCGAATATGGGGCCAGCGCCACCTATCTCTCCGAAATGGCGGGCAAGCGGCACCGCGGATTTTTCTCCAGCTTCCAATATGTCACGCTGATCTCCGGCCAGCTCGTCGCCTTGCTCGTGCTGCTGGTGCTCCAGCGCGTGCTGAGCGAGGCGCAGCTCGACGCCTGGGGGTGGCGCATCCCCTTTGCGATCGGCGGCGCGCTGGCGGTGATCGTGTTCTGGCTGCGGCGCGGGCTGGCCGAGACCCAGAGCTTCGAGAATGCGCGCGGCTCGGGGCAGCGATCGGGGTTCTGGCAGCTCGTCACCCAGCATCCTCGCGAGGCGGCGGTGGTGATGCTGCTCACCGCCGGGGGCACGCTCGCCTTCTACGCCTATTCGATCTACCTCCAGAAATTCCTGGTCAACACCTCGGGCTTCGACCGGACCACCGCGTCGCAGATCAACGCCGCCGCGCTGGTCGGCTTCATGCTGCTCCAGCCGCTGGCGGGGGCGCTGTCCGACCGGATCGGGCGCAAGCCGCTGATGGTCGGATTCGGCGTGCTCGGGGTGCTGCTGACCTACCCGATCTTCAGCGCGCTGGAGCAGGTGCGCAGCCCGATGCTGGCGTTTCTGCTGATGCTGGGGGCGCTGGTGATCGTCACCGGCTATACCTCGATCAACGCGGTGGTGAAGGCGGAGATGTTCCCCGCGCATATCCGCACGCTGGGGGTCGCGCTGCCCTATGCGATGGCCAATGCGATCTTTGGCGGGACGGCCGAATATGTCGCCTTGTGGTTCAAGGGCGCGGGGTGGGAGCGCGGCTTTTACTGGTACGTCACCGCGATGATCGGGGTGTCGCTGGTCACCTATCTGCGGATGCGCGACACGCGGACGCACAGCCGGATCGTCGAGGATTAACCGAGCATCCCGCCGCCGCCGCGCACCGCGAGCACGCGCCCGATCGAATCGAACAGCGCGTCCATCGCCACCGGCTTGAACAGCACGTCGTCGGCCCCGGTCGCCAGGCAGCGTTCGCGCAGGTCGATCGCGGTGTCGGCGGTGACGACGATGATCGGCAGATCACCCTTGGCATCGCCGCGCGCGCGAATCTGCCGGATCGTCTCGAAACCGTCGGTGCCCGGCATGCGGAGGTCGACGAGGATCACGTCGAACGTTTCCGCATCGATGCGCGCGAGCCCTTCCTCGGCCCAGCTCGCCTCGGCCATGGTCGCGCCCGCGACATCGAGCATGTCCTTGACCACCCGACGGTTCATCGGGTCGTCTTCGATAAACAGGATATTCATCGGCGCGTGCCGAGCGAGGCGATAGGCATTTTTGCGACCATTTTTTTCATGTGGACGGTGCTATCGCGCTATGCCGCCCGGGAGACAAGCGGGTCGGACCCGCCCGGATTGGAATTTTCTTGCGCGGCGGCAAGCATCGCTTCGACGAGCGCCGCGCCGGCCACAGGTTTTTCAATGACTTGCCCTACGCCGCTTTGCATTAGTTGAGATATAGTCTCAGCATCCGGGCGCACCCACAGAATCGCCGAAGCGATGGAATCGCCGGCCCGGGCGGCACCGACAAGTTTCCCCAGCGTTTCCATCGGATCGCCGCCGCTCGCCTTGAGTGTCGATTCGTCGATCAGCATGTGCGTCATTCCGCCCTCGGCAAGCGCCGCCAGCGCCTCCTCGACGGTGCCCGCGAACCGCACTGCCGCGACCCTGGGCTCGAACAGCGTGCGCAGCATCGAGCGCGCGATCGGATTGCGATCGACGATCAGCATTCCGCCGGCCGCCCCGGTATCCCGCGCATCGGCGACCGGCGCCGCCGCCAGCACGAGCGGCAGGTCGACGATGAAGCGCGATCCCTGCCCCTCGTCGCTCTCCACCGCGATGTCGCCGCCGAGCGCGCGCGCCAGGTTGCGGCAGATCGCCAGCCCCAGCCCGGTGCCGCCGAAGCGGCGCGTGGTGCTGGTGTCGACCTGGCGGAAGGACTCGAATATCTCGTCGAACTTGGCCGCAGGGATGCCGATCCCGCTGTCGCTGACCTCCAGCCGCAGCCGCAGGGCATCGCCCGCACCCTCCTGCACCGCGCGCAGCCCGACGCTGCCGCGCTCGGTGAACTTGACGGCGTTGGACAGCAGGTTGAACACGATCTGGCGCAGGCGGCCCGCGTCGCTGACGATCCAGTGCGGCGCGTGGCTGAGCTGGAGGTCGAAGGTGAGCCCCTTGGCGCGCGCCTGTTCCTCCCACAGTCGGGTGACGTCGCGGAGCATCGCGCACAGGTCCATCGGCGCGGGATCGACGACGAGGTTGCCGGTCTCCATCTTGGCGACGTCCAATATGTCGTCGACCAGGCTGCGCATCGTGACCCCGGCATCATGGACGATGCCGATCCGGTCGCGCATCTGCGGCGCCAGTCCGGCATCGGCGAGCATGACCTGCGTCATCCCGAGGATGCCGTTGAGCGGGGTGCGGATCTCGTGGCTGGTGGTCGCCAGGAACTCGGTCTTGGCCTGCAGCGCCTTTTCGAGCGCGATATTGGTGTGGTGGAGCACGACATTGGCGGCGCGGACCTGGTTGCGGCTGCGGCGCAGCGTGACCACGCCGAAGCTGAGCAGCGCGATGATGACGAGCGTCGCGCCGCCGATGCTGAGGAAGAGCGTGCGCTGAAACTGCACCTCGCGGATCGCCTCGGCGCGCTGGAGATTGGCGATCTGCGCCTCCTGCCGCGCGAAATCGAACCGCGCCGACATCAGCGATGCGCTGGCCGTCGTGGAGACCTTCACCGCCTCGTCGTTCAGCCGCCGCAGCGCCTCGAGATGGCGCAGGGCGAGGCGGATGTCGCCGGATTTCCGGAAGATCTGATAGGCGTAGAGATGCGCCGTGCGGAACTCGATGGACGTCGTGGTGAGGTCCAGCCCCGCGAAACATTCGCGAATGAACCGCGCCGCGCCCGCCTCGTCGCCCCGATCGGCCGCAAGCCGCGCGGCGGTTGCCAGCAACGACCGCCGCAAGCCGATCGCGTCGTTCGACCGCGTGAGCGCAAAACCGCGCTCGATCGTGCGATCCGCCGCGTCGAACTGGCGCGCCTCCACCTGGTTGCGGGCGAGATTGGCCAGGACGCGGGCTTCGGTAAGGGGCTTGTTGATCCCTCTGGCGATCTTGAGCGCGGCCAAATACTCGGCCTCTGCTTCCCGATACCGCTCCAACGTGAGCAGGACATTGCCGCGGCGGTTATGGATCGTGAGGGACAGGATCGGATCACCAGCGAACGCTTCTGCCGCCTGCTTGTAATAACGCTCCGCCCGCGCATCGTCGTTCGCAGAGCTATAGAGCGCTCCGAGATTCTGGAGCGCGAGCGCCTCGCTACGGCGGTCCTGTAACGCGCCGAACGTCCGATACGCCTCCTGAAACGCTCCCAACGCGGCAGCCGCCTTATCCTCGAGCATCCAGAGATTGCCCTGTGACATCAGGAGATCGCCCCGTACTTTCAGGGGCTGCTTGATCCATGCGATGCTATCCAGCGCCTTGGTCAGCACCGGCTCGGCCAGCGCCGCGCGATTGGTCCGAAGGTAGATTTCGGCACGCAGCCAGGATGTCGATGCGAGCGCCAGCGCAAGTGCCTGCCGATCGGCGATCCTGCTGGCTGCGGCTTCGGCGCGGAGAACCTCGGGCAGCGCAGTCGAAGCATCCTCCACGACGCTGGCGGTGGCGTCCGCGATCGATCGGGCCACGGGCGTGGGAATATCGGGAGTGGCTGCGCGCAATGGCGCCGACGCCAGCAGGGCCAAAGCGAAGGGAATGGCGAACGAGCGTGAACGAATCACGCGCGTTTCCAGATACTTTCCGGACGCGCAAAGGGCGAATGGCCCGTGCCGCCCGGCGCCAGATGGCCGTCCTCGGCGACGAATTTGCGAAACGCGTCGAACCCGAGCGGGCGCGAGATCAGGAACCCCTGGACCATGTCGCAACCCATCACGCTCAGCAGCGCCAATGCCGACGGCGTCTCGACCCCCTCGGCGGTGACTTCCATTTCAAGCGCGTGCGCGAGGTCGATCGTCGACCGGACGATCAAGGGGTCGCGGTTGCTGCTGGTCAGCTGGAGCACGAACATCTTGTCGATCTTCAGCTCCTTTGCAGGCAGCTGCTTCAGATAGGCGAGCGACGACAGACCGGCGCCATAATCGTCGATCGCCAGCTCGACACCGATGTCGGCGAAACTCTGCAAATGGCGGATCGCGCTGTCCGGGTCGCGGATCACGGCGGTCTCGGTGATCTCGAACCCCAGCTTGGCATCGGTCGCGCGGACGATGGCGCACGCCTCGGCGACGAAGCTCGCATCGGCCAGCAACAGGCCCGAGATATTGATGAACAGCCGCAGGTCGCGACCTTCGCCGGCAAGCACGCGCTGGTCGACAATCACCTTGCGCAGCGTCCACAGCGTGAGCGCAGCAATCTCGCCCGCTTCCTCCGCAACCGCAATGAAATCGCCCGGCAGGATCAGGCCCCGTACGGGGTGCTGCCAGCGCACGAGCGCCTCGGCGCTGGCGATCTGCTGCCGCCGGACATGGACCTTGGGCTGGTATTGGAGGAACATCTCGCCCTCGGCGATCGCGCGGGGCAGTTCGCGCATCAAGGTGAGCTTGTCGAAGGCAAGATCCGCGCGCGACAAGTCGAGCATCACGACCCGCCCCTGCCCCCGCGCCTGGTCCAGAGCGGACTCGGCGGCTTCGGTCAGCCGGACATCGTCGCAATCGCCCGCGGGCGCCACCGCCACTCCGAAATGCAGCTGAAGCTGATAGGGCTCGCCGTCGATATCGACCGGGCGCAGGAACGTCTTGCGCAGCCGATCGACCTCCGCCGCGGCTACAAGTGGGTTCTCTCGCTCGAATGCGATTTCGACCAGCGCGCGGCCCGCGCTGACGATTCGCGTACCCTCGCAGAGCGACAGGATGCGATCCGCTACGTCGACCCCCAGCGAATCGGCGCGCGGGCGTCCCAGATGGCGTCGCAACGTCGCGAAGTTCGAAATCTCGCACAGCACCAGAATCCGCCACGCGGCGACGTCTTGGCTGCTCGCCGCGTCGCGCGCGCCGTTCCACATCGCCTGGTCTCGTCGCGACGCGCGCGCCGGCGCGACGGGCGAAGAAACATCATTATCTGCAATGGCTTGAGAGGCCTTCTCCGCTCCTCCCGACGGGACGTCCACCCCCGCAGAACCGGCGCATGCGATGGACGCAACGGGGATTTTCGAGGCCGACATGTCCCATTTCCTATCCCCGAACGGCTGAAAGAAGGGTTAATTTTTCTCCGAGAGAGAGCCCGGCGCGCCCGCTTTACGCCTGAAATCATTATTGATTAATGATTAATGTTACGCTAACCAATCGGGAGCGCCCGAGGCGCACATTGGGAGACCGACCATGTCCGCGTTCAATTTTTTCTTCCGTGACGGTGCGACCGGCGACGACATCCGCCCGTTGTAAATAGTCCGTTTGCTCCGGGCCGGAGCGCTGTGGCCTCCTGATGGGGGGCACCCGACCGGCCCGGAAAAAACTGAAAAGGCGGCCTATGGCCGCTTTTTTTATTTGTGCAGGCGCGAACAAGACTACCGCTGTAACGAATTGTCTGGCAGCACGCGCTTGTCCCGGCGGCGGGGGGCGCTCGGGCGCCCAAGGCTTTTCACATGGGGGAATTAGCGTGCGTATCGCAATGATTGGAACTGGTTATGTAGGCCTGGTTTCGGGGGCCTGCTTCTCGGATTTCGGCCATGAAGTGGTTTGCGTCGACAAGGACGCGCGCAAGATCGAACTGCTTCATCAGAATGTGATGCCGATCTACGAGCCCGGTCTGGCGGAACTCGTCGCTTCCAATGTCCGTGCCGGCCGGCTGTCGTTCACCACCGACCTTGCCGAGGGCGTCAAGGACGCCGATGCAGTCTTCATTGCCGTCGGCACCCCGAGCCGTCGGGGCGACGGCCATGCCGATCTCTCCTATGTCTATGCCGCCGCGCGCGAAATCGGCGAAAACCTGACCAAGGCGAGCGTGATCGTCACCAAATCGACGGTCCCGGTGGGCACCGGCGACGAAGTTGAGCGCATCCTGGCCCAGGTCGCGCCCGACAGCGGCGCGATGGTCGTCTCCAACCCCGAATTCCTGCGCGAAGGCGCGGCGATCGAGGATTTCAAGCGTCCTGACCGCGTCGTCGTCGGCACCGACGACGAAGCGGCACGCGAAGTGATGCGCGCCATCTATCGCCCGCTGTCGCTCAACCAGTCGGCGCCGGTGCTGTTCGTCGGACGCCGCACGTCCGAACTGATCAAATATGCCGCGAACGCCTTCCTGGCGGTCAAGATCACCTTCATCAACGAAATCGCCGACCTGTGCGAACAGGTGGGCGCGGACGTTCAGGAAGTGTCGCGCGGCATCGGCATGGACAACCGCATCGGCGGCAAGTTCCTCCACGCCGGCCCGGGCTATGGCGGCTCGTGCTTCCCGAAGGACACGCTGGCGCTGATGAAGACCGCGGCGGACAACGAAACCCCGCTGCGGATCGTCGAGGCGACCGTGCAGGTCAACGACAGCCGCAAGCGCGCAATGGGCCGCAAGGTGATCAAGGCGATGGGCGGCGACGTTCGCGGCAAGACCGTCGCGATCCTCGGCCTGACCTTCAAGCCCAACACCGACGATATGCGCGACGCGCCCAGCCTGTCGGTGATCGGCGCGCTGCAGGACGCGGGTGCAACGATCCGCGCCTATGATCCGGAAGGGTTCGAACAGGCCCGGCCGCTGCTTCCGGGCGTCGAATTCTCGGCCAGCCCCTATGCCGCTGCCGAGGGGGCGGACGCACTGGTGATCGTCACCGAATGGGACGAATTTCGTGCG from Sphingomonas hengshuiensis encodes the following:
- a CDS encoding sensor histidine kinase, which gives rise to MTRARSIVVPIVLLVIAAALAGTVVQFTIMFNGPPPGFGPVPIGRIAQVLRSGTLPDDAARRITLNRVSGDVFGRPDEQPSSARDAAIAERIGVPVERVRGFYLFPARDPTEDLRGSFTIALAQENGWLVAASPELPTFTSWHVRRLSIMLATVSLLSLFAWAVARRISRPIRHLADAATRARVGARSVIPMEGPREIRELAESLEAMQERILQQAEGRAAMLAAITHDLGTPLSRIAFWIEQLPDAARDRANGDIAEMREMLGAALRFTREDGSSVTHVRLDLGSLIESLVDDLAAAGRPVECAMGPRVVMRGDPAALRRMFVNLVENAVRYGDHAALAWSIVDGMAQVTVDDEGPGFSGDPEMLFAPFVRGEASRNRATGGTGLGLAIVKHIVEAHSGTVRLENRAGGGGRVRVRLPVE
- a CDS encoding dioxygenase family protein, producing MTALASRRRALGLFAGVGTGAVLAGCDGGSSSTATSATATPTPTPTATATATPTPTPTATATTTSCVADPAETNGPYPADGTNTSSGLTSNALTASNVVRSDIRSSFIGTSTTVASGVQLTLTLTLVDVNSSCGALAGYAIYVWHCDEAGKYSLYSLPAESYLRGVGVTDSNGQVTFTTIFPGCYSGRWPHIHFEVFSSLSNATSGRYAVLTSQLAMPSAACSAVYNGVSGYSASIANFAAVSINSDTVFGDNTAAQVAQQTPTLSGSVTGGYTGTAVIGIAR
- a CDS encoding MFS transporter → MDIRFPAPRHRLRSILGGSAGNLVEWYDWYAYSAFTLYFAPHFFPAGDRTTQLLNTAAVFAVGFLMRPIGGWLMGVYGDRHGRKAGLTLSVTLMCLGSLIIALTPGYETIGTAAPVLLVVARLMQGLSVGGEYGASATYLSEMAGKRHRGFFSSFQYVTLISGQLVALLVLLVLQRVLSEAQLDAWGWRIPFAIGGALAVIVFWLRRGLAETQSFENARGSGQRSGFWQLVTQHPREAAVVMLLTAGGTLAFYAYSIYLQKFLVNTSGFDRTTASQINAAALVGFMLLQPLAGALSDRIGRKPLMVGFGVLGVLLTYPIFSALEQVRSPMLAFLLMLGALVIVTGYTSINAVVKAEMFPAHIRTLGVALPYAMANAIFGGTAEYVALWFKGAGWERGFYWYVTAMIGVSLVTYLRMRDTRTHSRIVED
- a CDS encoding response regulator is translated as MNILFIEDDPMNRRVVKDMLDVAGATMAEASWAEEGLARIDAETFDVILVDLRMPGTDGFETIRQIRARGDAKGDLPIIVVTADTAIDLRERCLATGADDVLFKPVAMDALFDSIGRVLAVRGGGGMLG
- a CDS encoding ATP-binding protein, producing MARSIADATASVVEDASTALPEVLRAEAAASRIADRQALALALASTSWLRAEIYLRTNRAALAEPVLTKALDSIAWIKQPLKVRGDLLMSQGNLWMLEDKAAAALGAFQEAYRTFGALQDRRSEALALQNLGALYSSANDDARAERYYKQAAEAFAGDPILSLTIHNRRGNVLLTLERYREAEAEYLAALKIARGINKPLTEARVLANLARNQVEARQFDAADRTIERGFALTRSNDAIGLRRSLLATAARLAADRGDEAGAARFIRECFAGLDLTTTSIEFRTAHLYAYQIFRKSGDIRLALRHLEALRRLNDEAVKVSTTASASLMSARFDFARQEAQIANLQRAEAIREVQFQRTLFLSIGGATLVIIALLSFGVVTLRRSRNQVRAANVVLHHTNIALEKALQAKTEFLATTSHEIRTPLNGILGMTQVMLADAGLAPQMRDRIGIVHDAGVTMRSLVDDILDVAKMETGNLVVDPAPMDLCAMLRDVTRLWEEQARAKGLTFDLQLSHAPHWIVSDAGRLRQIVFNLLSNAVKFTERGSVGLRAVQEGAGDALRLRLEVSDSGIGIPAAKFDEIFESFRQVDTSTTRRFGGTGLGLAICRNLARALGGDIAVESDEGQGSRFIVDLPLVLAAAPVADARDTGAAGGMLIVDRNPIARSMLRTLFEPRVAAVRFAGTVEEALAALAEGGMTHMLIDESTLKASGGDPMETLGKLVGAARAGDSIASAILWVRPDAETISQLMQSGVGQVIEKPVAGAALVEAMLAAAQENSNPGGSDPLVSRAA
- a CDS encoding GGDEF domain-containing phosphodiesterase — translated: MWNGARDAASSQDVAAWRILVLCEISNFATLRRHLGRPRADSLGVDVADRILSLCEGTRIVSAGRALVEIAFERENPLVAAAEVDRLRKTFLRPVDIDGEPYQLQLHFGVAVAPAGDCDDVRLTEAAESALDQARGQGRVVMLDLSRADLAFDKLTLMRELPRAIAEGEMFLQYQPKVHVRRQQIASAEALVRWQHPVRGLILPGDFIAVAEEAGEIAALTLWTLRKVIVDQRVLAGEGRDLRLFINISGLLLADASFVAEACAIVRATDAKLGFEITETAVIRDPDSAIRHLQSFADIGVELAIDDYGAGLSSLAYLKQLPAKELKIDKMFVLQLTSSNRDPLIVRSTIDLAHALEMEVTAEGVETPSALALLSVMGCDMVQGFLISRPLGFDAFRKFVAEDGHLAPGGTGHSPFARPESIWKRA
- a CDS encoding UDP-glucose dehydrogenase family protein; translated protein: MRIAMIGTGYVGLVSGACFSDFGHEVVCVDKDARKIELLHQNVMPIYEPGLAELVASNVRAGRLSFTTDLAEGVKDADAVFIAVGTPSRRGDGHADLSYVYAAAREIGENLTKASVIVTKSTVPVGTGDEVERILAQVAPDSGAMVVSNPEFLREGAAIEDFKRPDRVVVGTDDEAAREVMRAIYRPLSLNQSAPVLFVGRRTSELIKYAANAFLAVKITFINEIADLCEQVGADVQEVSRGIGMDNRIGGKFLHAGPGYGGSCFPKDTLALMKTAADNETPLRIVEATVQVNDSRKRAMGRKVIKAMGGDVRGKTVAILGLTFKPNTDDMRDAPSLSVIGALQDAGATIRAYDPEGFEQARPLLPGVEFSASPYAAAEGADALVIVTEWDEFRALDLDRMRETLATPLLVDLRNIYPPAEAEKAGFKLVGVGKGG